CAACGTCCCTCTTGCGAACCTTGTGACGCTGACCAGCGGAACAGGACCGGCGCAGATTGACCGTTACAACCGGCAGCGGCAGGTGACGATTTCAGCCAACTTGCAGGAAGGCTACTCGCTCGACCGCGTCTTGCAGGCGCTTGATGAAAAAGCCAAGGCGCTCAATCTCGGGCCGGAATACCGCGCCGCCAAGTTGGGTCAGAGCAAGGAGTTGGGCAAGGCGGCGGCCAACTTTCTGATGGCGTTCGTGCTGTCGTTTGTTTTTATGTACATGATTTTGGCGGCGCAGTTTGAAAGCTTTTTGCATCCGGTGACGATTTTGTTGAGCTTGCCGATGGCGGTGCCGTTTGCGCTGCTGTCGCTGCTGCCCTTTGGGCAGACGCTCAACATTTTTTCGGCGTTGGGGATTTTGATGCTGTTCGGCGTCGTCAAGAAGAACTCGATTCTCCAGATTGACCACATCAACGTTTTGCGCGCCGGCGGGCAGGAACGCTATGCCGCGATTGTCGCGGGGTGCCGCGACCGGCTGCGGCCAATTCTGATGACGACGCTGGCGTTGGTCGCGGGGCTGATTCCGATGGCGGTGGCGCAGACGCCCGGCTCGGCGGCGCTGCGGTCGGTCGCCATCATTATCATTGGGGGACAGAGCCTGTGTCTCCTGCTGACGCTGGTGGCGATTCCGGTGTTTTATCAACTTTTTGACACGCTGACGGACAGTTCGTGGTGGCGGGCGCGTTTCGACGCCGTTCGTACCCTGTGGCGGCCTGCGCCGGCCGAGGAAGCGCCGGTGGATGTTTCGGCGGCTGCCCGCGAGCAAACGCCGTAATGTTGCTCAGGACTTGGACGCGCCTGTTTCGCCCGCATGCGCCGGAGCGCCCGCCGGAGGCAGGGTTTGTTCCGGCTCTGACGGCGGCTTCGGTGTCGGCGGCGCCGCTTCCGGCGACAGCGGCGACGGCGCTTGGCGCGGTCGGCGCGGCGCTGGAACGGTTGTCGCCGCGCGCGGCCGAGGATTTTGCCGCTCGCGCATCGGCGTTGGTCGGTCGGCTGGGCGAAGAGGTCTTTGCTGAAGTCTGCCGGTTGTTGACGGTGGCGAGCGCGACGCGGCACACGGCGCGGCTGGCGGACATCATTCAAGAAACCTGTCGGGCGGCGGAGGCGCTGGCCGGCGACGAGCGGAGTACAGCGTTGTTAGGTGCGGCGGCGTCGCTCTACGCCGAGCAACCATTGTTGGGCGCGGCGGCGTTGCGCGTAGCGGCGCAGCACCCGGAACTGACGGTTGAAGCCTTTGCGGCGTGGTTGGCGGCCGGACGCGCCCTATGCGGAAGTGACGCAGTGAAGCTGGGGCCGTACGTGCGACTGGAGACGGCTCAGGCGCGGAACATTTTGGAGTCATGCCTGCCGGGGCTGCCGCTGAGCGAAGTCGCGCCGACGCTTCAGCATTACTTGCGCGCCCTGACTGGACGCGCGTTTCGCCTTGCAACGCCGACTTCGGATGCCGTTGGCGGCGATGTCGGCGGGCGTGTGACACCAACTGGCGATGCGCCGACGCTCATCCTGCCGCGCCGCGTCGCCGTCTTTGCGGAGCGTGACCGGAACTTTCTGCTCTACAAACTGTTGGCGGCGCAGGGTGCGGGACGGCTGTTGTTCGACACGCACACGCCGGACACGCCGCCGCTGATTGCCGCGTACGAGGCGACGCGGGCGTTTTTTAGTGATTTGGGCGCAGGCGCGGGCGGGCTGTCGCACGTAGATTTCGCCGTCGTCCGCGACCGGGCGGCGGAGCGTGTATTGCCTCCGCGTCCAGCGTCCGTTACGGTCGGCGACGCTCTGGCGTTATTTCCCGACATGGAAAGCGCCGAGGCGTTGTTTGACGTGATTGAGATGGCGCGCATTGTGCGGCGACTGCGCAGCCGGTATCGCGGCGTCGAACGCGACCTAGCGGCGCTGGCGGAGCCGTTGTTGGCGAGTCGTCGGTCGTTGGCGGGTGCGTCGTTGACGGCGGCGGCGGTTGAACTGTTGTTCCGGCTGGCGCTGGTTGGGCGTGTAGGGGCGGACATTCAGGCCGAATACGCCGCCTTGACTGAAACGCTGGCAGCGGCGTTGGCACCATGCTTGACGGAGGGGGCGACGGTGGCCGACTCGCTGCGGGTGACGCTGGACATTTACCGGCTGTTGCCGCCGCCGACGCAGCGGCGCTGGTCGCCGGAGATCGCTGCGCCGCCCTTGCGGGAGCGTCCGTCTGCGCCGGTGGTCGGCGCGGTGTCGGTCGGCGCGGCGGGTGAAGCGCAGACGCCGACTCGTGCTGCGACTGATGTTTCGATTGAGGGCGACCAAGCTGCCGCGGCGGACGACGCTGCGGACGACTTGGAGCAGGACACGCCGGCCGCCCGGACGCCGGATGTGTCGGCGACGGTCGGCGAGCCGTTGGGGCGGTGGGTGGTGGTCGGAGCGCATCAGTATCCGGAGTGGGACGTTCGTCTGGGCGACTATCGGCCGGACTGGTGCCGGGTGTTGGATTTGAGTGTTGCGGATGAGTCGGCGGCGGCGCTGGGTATGGCCGACGATGCCACGGCGGCGCGTTTGCGGCGGGCGTTTGAACGGTGGCGTCCGGCGGAGTTGAACTGGGTGCGGCCGACGACGGACGGGCAGGAAGTGGTTGTGGACGCCCTGATTGAGCGCCGGATTGAACGCCGGCGGCGGTCGTGGGCGTCGGACGCGGTGTACGCCGTTCGGCGGCATGTGACTCGTTCGGTGGCGGCTTTGTTGCTGCTCGATGTTTCGCGTTCCACTGGTGAGCGCCTGGATGAGCGCCCGGACGCGCGCCAGGGTGAGTGTGCGGATGCGGGCCTGGCGGCGGACGCGGCGCGGCGGGTACTGGATGGTGAAATTGAAAGCGCGCGGTGCTTGGCGGCGGCGCTGGAACAGCTTGGGGATCGGTTCGCCGTGTATGCGTTCAACAGTCGGGGACGGGGTGCGGTGCATTGTTTTCGGTTGAAGGCGTTTGGCGAGTCGGCGGGGCGGCTGTCGCGCCGGCTGGCGGCGCTGACGCCGGCGGCGAACACGCGCCTTGGCGCAGCGGTACGGCATGCGACGCGCTTACTGGCGGCGGAATCGGCGCGTCAACGCTTGTTGTTGGTGGTGACGGACGGCCTGCCGCAGGACGGTGATTATGGGGATGTGACGTACGCCGTGGCGGATACGGCGCAGGCGTTGGCGGAGGCGCAGGCGGTTGGCGTACGGCCGCTGGGGATCATTTTGGAGGCGGGACAGTCGGAGGGGTTGTTGGAGGTACTGTTTGGGCGGGGGCGCTATGCGCGCCTTCGGGCGGCGTCTCACTTACCGGAAGCGCTTCCACGCCTCTACCGACGATGGACGTTTTAGAGTGATAGGGAATGCGGACGACCCACACCTGAACCAGCTCTTCCCGCTCGAAGACCTCTCTACCGCCTGTGGTCTGACACTCAATACGCTCGGTGGCTTCAAGCATGTCCCGCAAGTGTTCCGTCGGGTCTCTCATAACGGCACGGCTTCCGCCAGCACGCGCTCGCGTAGGCGCGGCTTGATGCCGCGCGCGCTGACAACGTCCACTTTGCAACCTAGCAGGCCATTCAGCTCGACCCAGAGCGCCCCGTGATCAAACAGGCTGCGTCCCGGCTCAAACTCCACTAAAAGGTCAATGTCGCTTGCGTCGTCGGCTTGTCCACGGGCGACAGAGCCGAAGAGACACACTTTGTACGCGCTATGCTTTGCGCAAATACGCAGAATCTCTTCCCGCTTACTTCGAAGCATCTCTTCCAGCTTCATAACCTGACTCCCTGTGGTTTCATCAAATTGCCGCCGCCCCTCGACGCCATGCAGCAGGTGTGCCGCTCGGTACTGTGTGCCGGTCCCGCCGCAAGGTTCTCTCCGGGGAGGGACATTTCGCCCGAATAAGGCGGCCAGGAAAAGCGTCCCCACACGGAATCCACTCCCGCCCGTGGTAGTGCTGCACCACCTGCTCCGCCGTGAACAACGAACCGCTCACACAGCTCAGACGCTTGCTGAAGCCAGACGGCGCTTCCCAAGTACGGGTCGGGACTCGTCCACCGCCCCGGCAGACTGTCCAGCTGCCGATACAGCCGGTGGTCGTACCACTGCCCGCATCCCGCTCGTGACCCGTGTACTGCCGCCGCGTCGCCGTCGGCCCATACTGTCGCGACACCCAAAAGTAGGGGATTGACCTCATGCGGCACGCCGCTCCTTCGCCGTACCCCTCCGCCGCGTGCCCCCGCGCTCGACCGTGAGCCTCACCGTCGTCGTCACATCCCCAACCCGTCCGGCCACGAGCGCCGTCCCGACCCCGACCGCCTCCGCAAAGCCCTGTTCCGTCACCCGCAACACGCTCGGATCAGACGACGACCACGTCGGCGTCAGCCCGTTCACCGGCGTTGGCGTGCATTCGGCGGCAGAGGGCGGCCCGCATAGCAAGCAAGGACAGAGCCGCCCCTTCTTGTCCAGCAGGGACGGCCCGGTGTCACCCACATCGCCGACTGGGAGGTCGTCGCGTTATTGCACGACTGCTAAGCCCGGTGTTGATTTGACCTGCTCCGGCACCGACCTGTGAAGCGATTCAGGCGGCGGCTCATCCATCAAGAGAAGCTTCGGTTCCCTGTGTTTCTTCCTCCTGCCGTGCTTTGGAGAGGGCTGAGGCAATAATGCCGGAGGGGAGTGCCACTATGCCCAGCCCAATAACAAGCACT
The window above is part of the Chloracidobacterium sp. genome. Proteins encoded here:
- a CDS encoding Ig-like domain-containing protein; translation: MGDTGPSLLDKKGRLCPCLLCGPPSAAECTPTPVNGLTPTWSSSDPSVLRVTEQGFAEAVGVGTALVAGRVGDVTTTVRLTVERGGTRRRGTAKERRAA
- a CDS encoding nucleotidyltransferase family protein produces the protein MKLEEMLRSKREEILRICAKHSAYKVCLFGSVARGQADDASDIDLLVEFEPGRSLFDHGALWVELNGLLGCKVDVVSARGIKPRLRERVLAEAVPL